One segment of Arcanobacterium phocae DNA contains the following:
- a CDS encoding ECF-type riboflavin transporter substrate-binding protein, which yields MSKKMSPVVQVVAIGIGAALFFVLGRFAAIPTPIPNVAIALQYAVLAVFAVLFGPVAGALIGGIGHVLIDATGYGIWASWEISSAVVGLIIGAIMLGNTVYEGLFPTKTIVRFNIGAVIANVLAWALVAPLGDILIYAEPANKVFLQGATAFVSNSITTCVIGTLILIAYSKTRTQTGSLSTEA from the coding sequence ATGTCTAAGAAAATGTCACCTGTGGTGCAGGTTGTTGCTATCGGTATCGGTGCAGCTCTGTTCTTCGTTCTGGGCCGCTTCGCGGCGATCCCAACCCCTATTCCTAACGTTGCTATCGCGTTGCAGTACGCAGTTCTCGCTGTTTTCGCGGTCTTGTTTGGCCCGGTCGCCGGCGCACTCATCGGCGGCATCGGCCATGTGCTGATCGACGCTACCGGCTATGGCATCTGGGCATCGTGGGAAATTTCCTCCGCCGTCGTCGGACTAATTATCGGAGCTATCATGCTCGGCAACACCGTCTACGAAGGCTTATTCCCTACCAAAACAATTGTTCGCTTCAATATCGGCGCAGTTATTGCCAATGTACTAGCCTGGGCATTGGTTGCTCCACTAGGCGATATTCTCATTTATGCTGAGCCAGCTAACAAGGTGTTCTTGCAGGGTGCAACTGCGTTTGTCTCCAACTCGATTACCACCTGTGTTATCGGTACGCTCATCTTGATCGCTTATTCAAAGACCCGCACTCAGACTGGTTCTTTGAGCACCGAAGCATAA